The sequence TCAGCTTCTATTTGTCGCTGGTCTTGGGCGAGAAAAGAGATTTTTGAGATTTCATAATCTCCCTTTTCTAGTTGATAAGAAACAGGTAACCATTCCAACCGGCTCGCCAACCAACCTAAATACAGCAACGCTTGGCCGGGGTTGCCTTTTTCGTAATCAATTGTCACGCGGTCAACTTCTTTTAAAGCCGCGCGACGTTGGGGTGGGTCATAAGCTTCAGCGGTTAATTCTTGCCAAGCGGCGAGGCGACGCCAGTTGAGGTCAGCCAGAGGTACACCAGCGGTTGCTAACTCTTCTAAACTGAGTAAGTCTGTTTCTGGCTTACTAAAGTTGCAAGAATCGACAATCACATTATTGCAAACTGCCGCTAGGCGCTTGAATACAGCATTGTTGGGGTCTGGTGTCGCCTTCCACCAAAGAAATTTGGGTAAGCCGCCAATCAACAAAGCGGGAATCATCCCCCCCACCCGTTCTAAAGCAACGGCTGTACCAGAAAGGGTAATGTATTCGCAGCAGATGAGTGTACTGGAAGATTGTTTTTGGATGGGGCAATAAGCAGAAACTTGAGCCTTGACGCCATCATCTTCACCTGCAATGGGACACAGAGCAATGATCCGGCACGGATTGCGGATGGCAATTTCATCAGCAATTCTGGGGCTAGCTGTATCTAAACCGTAACTGATATCACTCCCAGCTTTATCACCACTTGCCCCATTGCGCTGACGTTTGACGTATTCTTCTCGCAAGATAGCCAAGGTTTCTGGAGTAGCGACGCCGGTTTCCGGGAGTCCATAATTTTTTTGCGCTTCTCGCAGCGCAGCTTCTGTCTGCGGCCCTAAGATGCCATCAATGGGGCCGCTATAAAATCTTAAAGCCGCTAACAGATACTGAGTTTCTTCCGGTTCATAAACCACTAGAGTAAAAGTTGTGGCGCGGGTAGCAGCAGGAAGCCCACCATCTTCGCCAGTAATGCCGTAACTTTGCCAAATCTGATTCAGTTCCGCTTCGATTTCGTTGAGCGAAACATCCTTTGGCGCCTGGAGTGAAAAAATTGTGGGAGCTTGGGAAGTCATAGTAAAAGTATGAAGTGTGAAGTCTGAAGTGTGAGGTATGAAGTCTGAAGTAGGGGCGAACGGTTGTTCGCCCTTTCTTCAGTAGGGGCGAACAACCGTTCGCCCTTTCTTCATTTTCACCAAATGTTTAGGATGAAGTATGAAGTCTGAAGTCTGAAGTCCTTTCTACAGTCGGCGCCAGCGACGACCATCTTGATTAATCAAGAATTCTGCCTCTGCTGGTTCCCAGGTACCTGCTTCGTATTCGGGAATGATGGTGGGGTCTGCGGG is a genomic window of Fortiea contorta PCC 7126 containing:
- the opcA gene encoding glucose-6-phosphate dehydrogenase assembly protein OpcA translates to MTSQAPTIFSLQAPKDVSLNEIEAELNQIWQSYGITGEDGGLPAATRATTFTLVVYEPEETQYLLAALRFYSGPIDGILGPQTEAALREAQKNYGLPETGVATPETLAILREEYVKRQRNGASGDKAGSDISYGLDTASPRIADEIAIRNPCRIIALCPIAGEDDGVKAQVSAYCPIQKQSSSTLICCEYITLSGTAVALERVGGMIPALLIGGLPKFLWWKATPDPNNAVFKRLAAVCNNVIVDSCNFSKPETDLLSLEELATAGVPLADLNWRRLAAWQELTAEAYDPPQRRAALKEVDRVTIDYEKGNPGQALLYLGWLASRLEWLPVSYQLEKGDYEISKISFLAQDQRQIEAELAGVPVADAGDIAGDLIALRLSSTNPQANCGTVICSETGGCMRMETHGGAQSAGLFQQVSSLSEQKAEVLLSQQVQRWGHEALFEDSLAIVAKALKL